CCTGCTGCCGGAGGCGAAGCGCAAGCTCTATGACCCGCCGAAGCACAACGCGGGCAGTTCCGATATCGGCTTCAACGACACCGAGGGCATCCGGGACACCCTTGCCCAGGTCCGTGGTGCCTGGCTGGACGGCAACGAGATCGGCACCCACTTCAACGGCCACTTCTGCGGCAAGGACGGCGGTGTCGGCACCTGGTCCGTCGACGAGTGGAAGAGCGAGATCAGCCAGGCCAAGTCGTTTGTGAAGGGCTGGAAGAGCAACGATCCGGATCTCAAGGACGACAAGTCGCTGCCCTTCGACTACGACAAGGAACTGATCGGTGGCCGGACACCCTGCCTGGAGGGGCAGAAGAACATGGTTGCGGCGGCGCGCTCGATGGGCTTCCGCTACGACTCCAGCGGAGTCAACGACCAGGTCTGGCCGAAGAAGAAGGACGGCATCTGGGACCTCTCGATGCAGCTCGTGCCAGTGCCGGGGCGCGAGTTCGAGACCCTGTCGATGGACTACAACTTCATGTTCAACCAGTCCGGAACGACGCAGGGCGATCCGGACCAGCATGAATACTGGGGCGATCAGATGCGGGACGGCCTGATCCAGGCCTTCGATCGCGCGTACGACGGGAACCGTGCCCCTCTGATCATCGGCAACCACTTCGAGTCCTGGAACGGTGGCACGTACATGCGCGCCATCGAGGAGACGATCGAGACGGTGTGCACCAAGAAGGACGTGCGTTGTGTGTCGTTCAAGCAGCTTGCGGACTGGCTGGACGCGCAGGACCCGGCCACGCTCGCGAAGCTCGGCACGCTGAAGGTCGGCAAGGCGCCGACGACCAGTTGGGCGTCGTTTCTCGGCGGGGGAGTGAGCCCCGGCAGGGGCGAGGGCGAGGGCGAGGTGCAACGTCAGGGGCAGGCTGAGGCGAAGGCGCCCGCCGGATCTGCGGGGCACAAGGCCGACCGCTAGGGCCTCTCGCTTGGATCGTGCCAGGCTCGCAGTGCCCGGGATCCGGCCTGACCCAAACGAAGGACACCAGGTTGACCGTTGCGTCGACTGTTGAGCCGACCGCTATGCCGACAGCTATGCCGGCTGTTGGGTCGTCGGTCGTCGGGTCGTCGGGCCGACTGGGGCAGTGTCCCCTCGACTCATCCCGGAGCGGTCAATGCTCAGGGCCTGTCCGGCAGATCGAGACAGGACAGGCCCTGGCGGCGGACGCTCAGGCGGGCTGGGCGGCCCCGGCTCGCGCGTACCGCTCGTCGAGTACGAAGGCGGGGTCGATCTGGGCAGCCAGGTCGGCTCCCGTCTTCGCGTTGCCCCAGCTCTCCGCGTTCTTCAGATGGAAGTGCACCATCTGCCGCGTGTAGCGCTCCCAGTCCCGCTGTCCGTACGAGTCCTCCGCGGCGTTCTGAAGGAACTGGAGCGCCATCCGGTTGTCCGCCTCCAGCAGCTCGAAGCGGGCAGGGCGTCCCTTCTCCATGGCCCGCACCCAGTCGGAGTGTCCGATGGTGACCAGCAGATCGTCACCGACCTCGGCGCGCAGGAAGTCGAGGTCGTCCTCCCCTTGCACCTTGTTGCCGACAACCTTCAGCGCCACGCCGAAGTCCTGTGCGTACTCCTTGTACTGGCGGTAGACGGAGACGCCCTTGCGGGTTGGCTCGGCGACCAGAAACGTCATGTCGAAACGGGTGAACATGCCGGAGGCGAAGGAGTCCGAACCGGCGGTCATGTCGACCACGACGTACTCCTCGGGGCCGTCGACGAGGTGGTTGAGGCAGAGCTCGACCGCGCCGACCTTGGAGTGGTAGCAGGCCACCCCCAGATCGGATTCGGTGAACGGCCCCGTGACCATCAGCCGGATATCCCCGTCGTCGAGCCCGACTGTGCGGGCGCAGGCGTCGTAGACGGGGTTGTCCTCGCACACCCGTAGTAGCCGAGAGCCCTCGCCCGGCGGCGTTGTCTTGATCATCGTCTCGGCCGAAGCGATGCGAGGATTGCTGCCCCGCAGATACTCCTTGATCAGTGGCAGCTGCGCCCCCATGGCGGGCAGGGATGCTGCGTCCTTCTCGTCGAGGCCGAGTGCGGCCCCGAGATGCTGGTTGATGTCGGCGTCCACCGCGACGACGTGAGCTTCATTGGCGGCAAGGTGGCGGATGAAGAGCGAGGACAGCGTGGTCTTGCCGCTGCCGCCCTTCCCTACGAAAGCGATCTTCATGTTCACCTAGGGTAGTCGCATGATTGCGTTCCGCTGCCGAAGTTCGTGAAGAATGCCACTCGGGACCGGCAGGTGTGCAAGTGGCGCGTAGCCTCGCTACTTATGAGTACGACTTCCTCGGACCCGCTCGCCGCCCTGGGCGCCCTGCCAGGTGTGCCAGATGCGGTGGACTCCGTACGCAAGGCCGTCGACCGGGTCTATGGACACCGCGTCATGCGACGTCGCAGTAATGAGGTGACCGCCGAGGCGGCCCTCCGGGGTGCCCGCGGGTCGGCTGCGCTCTCCGGTGCTGACTGGAATCTTGAGGAGGTCCGCCGCCGCACCGACTTCAGCGGTGACGGTGAGGCGCACGTGATCGGGGCGGCGCTGCGATTGACGGCCGAGGCGGGTCAACTGCTCTCCATCTGGCGCCAGTCGCCCCTGCGAGTCCTCGCGCGACTTCACCTGGTGGCCGCCGGCGGCGCGGCACCCGAGGACGCGGTCGGACGGCCCCGGCTGGCGGGCGAGCCGGTGGACGAGCCGCTGATCGAGGCGCCCCTGCCGGACGCCGATGAGGTCGCGGGGCGACTTGAGGGGCTCAGTGGGCTCATTCTTTCGGGGAGTGCCGCTCCTGCCCTGGTGACGGCTGCCATCGTGCACGGCGAGTTGCTGGCTCTGCGCCCCTTCGGTTCGTACAACGGCCTGGTTGCGCGCACCGCTGAACGGATCGTGCTGATCGGAAGCGGGCTCGACCCCAAGTCGATTTGCCCGGCCGAGGTCGGCCATGCCGAACAGGGGCGGGCTGCTTACGTCGCTGCCTTTGAGGCGTATCTGTCGGGGACGCCGGATGGGATGGCCGCCTGGATCGCGCACTGCGGGCGGGCGGCGGAACTGGGCGTCAGGGAGTCGACGGCGGTATGTGAGGCGCTTCAGCGCGGAGCGGCGTAGGGGCGGCGACGTAGAGGCGTAACGGGTGGCTTGCCGGGGGTCGGCCTCCTGCTGGATCCCGTCGGCTTCGTCCGCTCGGCCGACCGGTGCGGGTTGCTTTTGCGTCCGGTGGCAAGGGTTGCGGCGGTACCGTCCTCGGTACCGCCGCTGGCACGTCCGCCCAGTTACCAAGCGTCCTCGATATATGCCCATCAGGTCGGGTGCTTTGCCCGTTCCTGGTGCGGCTGGCCCGTAATCGACGGGTCGACGTCGCGTGGGTGCCCGGCTTTCATGCGCGGTCCGTGGGGCCTTTTCTGCGTTACAGGTCATCCTCTCGGATGTCCTTGGTCTCGCGGGCCGTTGAGTCCTTTGTACTCCAGGGGCCGGTCGAGCGGAAGTGCTGGCCGGACTTCTTTACTTTTAGGTTCAATTACGGACGAATCGGTTCAAACGGGAAAGGGTGCGGTGGGGGTGTGGGGATGGGCTCGGCACCGGTGGGTGCGGTGCGCGGTGCCCGGCTCTTCCTCGGTGAGGGCCGGGGTGTGGCCTCCGCGCAGGTCGGCGAATTCGGCGGCCCCTGTGTGGGGCCCAGTCACGACGAGCCCAGTCACGACGAGCCCAGTTACGCCGACGTCATGGAGGCGCGACGGCGGGCGGTGTACCAGACGAGTCCGGCTGTGAGGGCTGCGGCTCCCACGGCCGCAGCGGCCATGAGTGCCGGCCGCGGTGGCATCGAGAGTGCGGGCAGGCGTTGCTTGAGTCGGACCGGTCGGTTGAAGACGAGAATCGGCCATTCACGCAGAGTCGCCTCGCGTCGCAGTGCGCGGTCCGGGTTGACCGCGTGCGGATGGCCGACGGATTCCAGCATCGGCACATCGGTGGCTGAATCGCTGTATGCGTAGCAGCGGGTGAGGTCGTAGCCCTCGGACACGGCAAGAGCCCTGATGGCCTCGGCCTTCGTCGGTCCGTAGGCGTAGTACTCCACCTCTCCGGTGAAGCATCCGTCATCGCCGACGACCATTCGGGTGGCGACGACGCGGTCGGCGCCCAACAGCTCACCGATCGGTTCCACGACTTCGGCGCCCGAGGTCGACACGATCACCACATCGCGGCCGGCGGTGTGATGCTCCTCGATGAGTGTCGCGGCTTCGTCGTAGATGATCGGGTCGATCAGGTCATGCAGGGTCTCGGCGACGATTTCCTTCACCTGCTGCACGTTCCAGCCCTTGCAGAGCGATGAGAGATATTCACGCATCCGCTCCATCTGGTCGTGATCTGCGCCCCCGGCAAGGAACACGAACTGTGCGTACGCGGTGCGCAGTACGGCTCGGCGGTTGATCAGTCCGCCTTGGTAGAAGGACTTGCTGAAGGTCAGCGTCGATGACTTCGCAATGACCGTCTTGTCCAGGTCAAAGAAGGCGGCCGTGCGCGGCAAGAAGCGGTTTTCCACAAGGCAGAGCATAGGGGCCCACCATTCGGCGTAAACCCCGGCGCGTGGGTTTGCCTGAGAAGGCTCTCGGGTACACCATGGAAGTCACGGATCGTTCGCGACCGTGCTAACCCGGTCCGACTCCTCCCCCCCCGAGTCGG
This genomic interval from Streptomyces sp. NBC_00464 contains the following:
- a CDS encoding ATP-binding protein, which gives rise to MKIAFVGKGGSGKTTLSSLFIRHLAANEAHVVAVDADINQHLGAALGLDEKDAASLPAMGAQLPLIKEYLRGSNPRIASAETMIKTTPPGEGSRLLRVCEDNPVYDACARTVGLDDGDIRLMVTGPFTESDLGVACYHSKVGAVELCLNHLVDGPEEYVVVDMTAGSDSFASGMFTRFDMTFLVAEPTRKGVSVYRQYKEYAQDFGVALKVVGNKVQGEDDLDFLRAEVGDDLLVTIGHSDWVRAMEKGRPARFELLEADNRMALQFLQNAAEDSYGQRDWERYTRQMVHFHLKNAESWGNAKTGADLAAQIDPAFVLDERYARAGAAQPA
- a CDS encoding oxidoreductase; this translates as MSTTSSDPLAALGALPGVPDAVDSVRKAVDRVYGHRVMRRRSNEVTAEAALRGARGSAALSGADWNLEEVRRRTDFSGDGEAHVIGAALRLTAEAGQLLSIWRQSPLRVLARLHLVAAGGAAPEDAVGRPRLAGEPVDEPLIEAPLPDADEVAGRLEGLSGLILSGSAAPALVTAAIVHGELLALRPFGSYNGLVARTAERIVLIGSGLDPKSICPAEVGHAEQGRAAYVAAFEAYLSGTPDGMAAWIAHCGRAAELGVRESTAVCEALQRGAA
- a CDS encoding HAD family hydrolase gives rise to the protein MLCLVENRFLPRTAAFFDLDKTVIAKSSTLTFSKSFYQGGLINRRAVLRTAYAQFVFLAGGADHDQMERMREYLSSLCKGWNVQQVKEIVAETLHDLIDPIIYDEAATLIEEHHTAGRDVVIVSTSGAEVVEPIGELLGADRVVATRMVVGDDGCFTGEVEYYAYGPTKAEAIRALAVSEGYDLTRCYAYSDSATDVPMLESVGHPHAVNPDRALRREATLREWPILVFNRPVRLKQRLPALSMPPRPALMAAAAVGAAALTAGLVWYTARRRASMTSA